The Saprospiraceae bacterium genome includes the window CCGTTCCCTTTCAAGCCATCAGGTGTTAAAATCATGACCCCCTGAAAGGTATGGTTATTGTTTTTAAACAAGGCAAAAGGTTCTTTTCGTGGGGTTACATACATACTATCCCGATAAGGTCGCCAATCGATTTTCACTTCTTCCCCCCGTACTTGAGGCACTTCAATTCCTCCCCTAATCTCTTCTAAGTCAAAGCGTTCAGCACTTGCCAAAGCCTGTTTAGGCATAAACTGAATATCTTCTGAGTGGATAGATGCATTGAGGTATTTTAGGTCTCCTTGGCCCTGCAAGCCCTTATTACTCAGGCTAATAGCACCAGTGTAATTCCCTTTTCCTTTATAAGCGGGGTAGCCTTTTTCGGGGGTTTGGGTAGAGAAGCCAAGGGAAAGATCTTCGTCTCTTAGCTTCAGCGTTTCCTGAAAATCGGGAAAAATGCTGGAAGACTTCATGGTTCCCTGGAACTTAATGTCTTTGGCAGAGTATCCATCTAATTGGTTGAAGCTAAAGGCTTCCAATTGGAAAAAGAAGGAATCTCTTGGGTAGGTTTTAATGGAATCAATCCCTTCATAGAAAACATAGGAATATCCTCTGGTTCGGAGGGATGGAAACATGGCAATATCGTCTTTGCCCGATTTATTGGAAGGTGCATCAATAAGGAGCACCCCTTTGAGTTGTTCAATTCGAGAGCCTAGCGCCAATGCCGTCTTTTCTTTGCCTCGGTCATCTTCTCCGGTAGGAACATACAGGTCAAAATATTCCACAGAATCGAGCTCGATCATAAACTTGTCATAATCGAAATGGAAATCTTTACCTTCCAAAATACTATAACCAGCAAAAATGCGGCCATTGAAATCAATATCTCGATGCGATTTGAGGGTCAACTGGCTTTCCTCCGGCATAATGGCCACCTTCTGTCGAGGGCTAAACTCTATATTTTTAACCCCCTCAATTTGGATGACATCATCTTTGAGGTTAAAAACGCCATTGGTCCCCCTGGTGGCTGATTTGATGCGGAGGGCATCATAGTCTACCTGCTTGCGACTGGCATTGGTATAATGCAGCACTTTTTCCTTTACTTCTACCAATTGTTTATCGCTATCATAATTTATGAATCCTTCACCTACCAGGTTGTACAGCAAGCTTTGGATATTATCCACGGTGAAAGAAGCATTAATTCTTTTGGCCAATAAATTGGCATCGATAAAATTGGTTCCTTCATTCTCTGCCGTTGCCTTAATAATAGCAATGGGATTAGAGGTAGCAATATTCTGAAACCGTTCGAAATCTCTCAAGTTGAAGTAACCAAAGGATTCGAAATAAACATCTTCCTTAGAGGAGATACTTACGGCCGGTTTTCCAATCACGATGGAATCCTTTCCGATATAGGCGTTAATGGTTTCTGCATCGATATTAACCTCATGGAGCGAATCAAAAAAGGGATTTCTATCACTTCCCCTTTGTCCACGAGACAATTGTATTTCCTTGGTGGGGATTTCAAATCGCAAATTAACAGACGGATGATAAAGGGAATCATTCCCAAAGTACAATATAGCTTCTACCCTTTCGCCCACAATGCGTTCTTCCCTACGGATGGTAAACAGCTCGCTATCGCCTTTGAAAATGACTTTATCTTCATTGTCCAATAAGGTAATTCTAGCTCGTTCTTCTTTACTACCAAAACCATACAGCGTGGTCCCTTGTAAGCGGATTCCCCCGATGTATTCCACTCCTTGCCCTAAGTTATCTACTTGTAACCTCGCCTCGTAAGATTCAAAACGGGGGTAAGTGGCACTGGTAACATCTGATCTGGGGACTAGTTTATCGCTAAAGGACCCCATGATTCCTTCCTCCCCGAAAAACAGCGGATAATAGAGGTAAGCTGTATCCACTTTATAAAGGCTCTTTTTTACTTCTAATTCGTAATTTCCTAGGTCTACATTTACCTTGGCATCAAGTCCGGCCTTTTCCCAGGTCGCTTTCCCTCCTTTTCCTTTCCATATCCCTTCTGTCGGGAAAAAGTCTCCAGCCGTTTCATAAATCAAAAGGGAATCTTGTTGTCGGACGGCCACTAAATCCAGCTGTTCAAAACTAACTTTTGCTTTGTGATCCGCGTAGGCAAATGAGAATTTATCGGTAGGGCCATACCAAGACGTTCCTGTATCTGAGTAACGGATCGCATGGTGTTCAAAAAAAGTAGCTGAAAAGCGAAGGAATTCCTGAAAATCTTTATTGGTCCGGTTCTCATTATCAGCCAAAAGATCTTCTACGACACTGTGCCATTCTTTGAATCTTTCCTTTTGGCTAAGGCCCTGTTTAGCCTTTAGCAAGGCCCCAAAATAGTCGCCAAAATAGGGGTTGGCTGTCATTCGGAGTGCCAACATACTATTACTCGTTTTTAGAATCTGTTCAACTTCTTCCTCCACAAACATGCCGCTTTTGAAGACCAATTCAAATTCTTTGAAGGTATCTTCAAGGGCTTTTTGCTTGCCCGAAGTCATGAAACTCCCTAGTTGGGACATAAACTCGGTAGGATTCTTGGAGAATTCTTCCAATCGCTGGGCAAAAATGATTTGGCCAAAGAAAATCAAGAGGAAAAAAAGATAAAACTTCTTCATAAAACAAATATCATGATAGTAAGGAAATACAACTCCATTGATCCAGCTGCTTTTTCACATCAACCGTAAATCCGGTGGATTTTACTTTCTCCAGAACAAGCACTTCATCGTCTATTAAAATGCCGGAGATGAGCAAAACCCCGCTCCTTTTCAGCTTCTTATATAACGTATCGAGGCTACTCAAAATTACATTTCTGTTGATATTAGCTAATATAATATCATATCCATTATCATGGATAGTATCTAGGCCGCCGAAGTAAACCTGAACATTATCTACGTCATTTATCTGACAGTTTTCGATAGTGTTTTCAAAAGCTGGCTGCTCGATATCGACAGCATCAATAAGTAAGGCGCCCATCTTGGAAGCCAAAATAGCCAGGATACCCGTACCACATCCAAAATCCAAGACTTTGGCCTTTTCCATTTGCAGCTCTCGCATCATCTGGATCATCATCAAAGTAGTGGCATGATGCCCTGTTCCGAAAGCCATTTTCGGATGAATCAGTATTTCGTGTTCAACTTGAGGGAAAGAGGGGTGGAAATCTGCCCTAATGGCGCAGAAAGTATCGACTATGATCGGATTAAAGTTTTCCTCCCAGATAGCATTCCAATTTTGATAGGGAATGAGCTTCTTTTCGTACTTAAACGGAAAAGTAGCTGCTAGGTTGCTTAAATTTTCTTCCAATTGGTCTACATCGACCGTGGTGGAACAAAAAGCGATTAATTCCTCCTCTTCTTCTTCAAAAGCATCGAAAGGTAAATCCGCTAAAAAGGCAAGTAATACCTCTCTCAGGGCGGGCTCAATAGTAAAACGATATTGGTAACAATCCATTTTTTTATTTATCTGTTGCCTTCTCTCCAGCCCGATATTTAAGGGTGGAGGGGGCTATTCCAAGGTTTTCTTCCATCAGTATTTCAGGAAAAGCCGTCTGGATGCCCATCTTTATGATAGCAATATGGTGAACGGCATGGTCATATGCAAACATCAATTCTCTTCCGAGTGAAGATTTTACAACGGGTCTGGCAGCGTTTGCCTCAACAGAAAAATCTGCCAAAACATTGATTTCCATAAATTCATCAATGATTTCAATGGCTGCTTCTATTTTTGAAAAGGCCCTTATTGCATAGACAGGATAGCGTTCGATAGATGAATCTCTTTCTCGGTTGGCGTAATCAATTAGGCCCCCAGAAAGGTCGGAAGTCAAGCATTGATAAAAATCAAATATATGCCGAAAATGTTGTCCAATTGTTGATCCATTATAGACATTTAGAGGTTTTGAAAAGCTAGGTTCGTCCAATTTTTCCAACAATTGATTAATTTGTCGAAAAAGGTGCTTGGTTCCAGATTTACAATTCATGGTATTGCGATCGTATTAAACTTCTCCTTTACTTGCCTTCAGGGTATTCATTAAAAGAGACACAACGGTCATTGGTCCTACGCCGCCGGGTACAGGTGTAATCAGACTGGCTTTGGGCGCAACCGAGGCGAAATCAACATCGCCGCACAATCTATAACCTCGTTTGGCTTGGTCATCTTCCACTCTATTCATTCCGACATCAATTATGACCACACCATCCTTAACCATATCTGCTGTTAGAAATTCAGGTTGTCCAATGGCCGCGATAATGATATCCGCCCGCCGAGTATGCTCAATGGTTTCCTTGGTCCTGCTATGACAAATAGTAACAGTCGCATTACCAGGATAGTTTTTCTGTGCTAACAAAATACTGATAGGCATTCCTACGATATTGCTTCTACCCAATACGACAATTTCTTTTCCTTCCGTCGGGATATCATAACGGCTTAGCATTTCTAAAATCCCATTGGGTGTCGCGGGCAAATAGGCCGGCAAGCCTTGGGCCATCCGGCCAAAATTGCTAGGGTGAAAACCATCAACATCTTTCTTGGGATCAATGGCCAAGGTAACTTTCTGTTCATCAATATGCTTGGGCAGCGGCAATTGAACAATAAAACCGTCAACGTCGGGGTCTTTGTTCAGTTGGGCTACAATTTCGAGCAGTTCGTTTTCTTCGATAGCAGCAGGTCGTCGGATGAGAGTCGATTTAAAACCCACCTGCTCGCAGGATTTCACCTTGTTTCTAACATACACTTGACTAGCAGGATCATCGCCTATCAAAACGGCAACCAGATGCGGTATTTTACCTCCATTAATCATCATGGAAGCCACTGTTGAGGCCAGTTCATCCTTAATCTTTTTAGCCAGTGCATTTCCATCTAAAATGTTACTCATCAGCAGGAATTTATTAAAGGTTGAAAAAAAAGTAAAAATAGAAATTAATCTACGCTAGGAACCTTACATCGACAAGAGATTGTCAAAAAGCTAAATTTTTAAATACTAAAATCGGGAAGTGTAGCATCAATTCATTAGAAAAAAATATTTTTACACCGAATGTTAATTTTTCGCAGATGAGGCAATATTCCACTTTAATTTTTTACTTTTGTTCGTATTCAATAGTAATTAATAGCAAACTGTTTAAATACTCCATTTTCCTACACTTTGTGTTCCCAACATTCTTTGGGCCGTTAAAAAACTATTCTCCACCTAAAGGTTTTCTTTCTGGTTTAATCCAGGCTTCTGAAGAATTATTACAACTAAGATATTGTCGTCCAACAACTTATAATCCGTAATCCCTATTAAAAAAATTTAACAAAATGATCCAGATGGCAATATGTAAGCGAATTTGCTCCGTCCTGATGATCGTGATTCCATTGTTTTCAAGCCCATTATTTGGTCAAGGAAATGTCTTTAACATTACCCAAGGCAATATACAAACCTGCTCAGGGGATTTTGTCGATAGTGGTGGGCGATTTGGCAACTATGGCCCTAATGAAAGGGATACCGTTGTTATTTGTCCTAGCGAACCAGGAAATTATATTCGGTTGACCTTCACTTCTGGGATAGCTATTGATCCCAATGATAGGCTCATCATTTATGACACGACCTACATTAATCCAAACCTCGAATTAGTTACTTCCGAGGAAATGGAAAACCTATCCAACCCTTTTATTGCCCAAGCCACGGCAGTCAATCCCAGCGGATGTCTAACTTTGCTGTTTATTTCTGATGGAACGGATGAAGGGGAAGGTTGGAATGCTGAAATTCAATGTACACAACGTTGTCAAAAGATCGAAGCGGTGATTGTAAATAGTGATCCAATCATCAATCCGCCAGATACGGGCTATATGGATATTTGCCCGGGAGAAATGGTTCAGCTTTCGGGGCAAGGTCTGTACTCACAAAACAACCTTTTTTATCAACAATCAGATCTTACCTCTTCCTTTTTGTGGAATTTTGGAGATGGGACAGAAGCTGTAGGCCCAAATGTCACCCATGTTTATGACGACCCTGGGGGCTATATTGTGCAATTAACGATTACAGATAACCAAGGCTGCCGAAACTACAACTTTCTTAGTCAAAGGGTAAGGGTAGCCCCCTACCCTAGTTTTGAGACTTTTACCGATTTTGCAGATCAATCTTGCAGCAATGATACGATTAGTTTAAAAGCCACCCTAAATGCTAGTGAAGGTGGTAATGTGATTGCATATCCAGGCGAAACAGGCTTCCTGGCGGGTGGTGTCCTTTCTGACTCACTGGCGCTCCCTGACGGAACGGGAGTTGTTTATGAAACGAGCATCTTATTGACTGATTTCTCTCCAGGGCAAAGGCTGGAAAATGTCAATGATTTGTTGAATGTTTTTGTAAATATGGAGCATTCCTGGCTTTTTGATATTGACGTCTTTCTCCGTTGCCCAGACGGCACCCAGATTATATTGCAGAAACAAGAATTCCAAGTCAATGAAGTTCATTTGGGCGAGCCCGTGGATGGAGATGAAAACATTCCAAATTCTGTGGGGGTAGGTTATGATTATTTTTGGACACCAAATGCCACCCAAACCTGGACGCAATACATCAATCAATTTGACCCAGAGACACTTCCTACAGGTAATTACAAACCTTTTCAACCCTTTAGCAATCTGCAAGGTTGTCCACTCAATGGAGAATGGACTATCATTGTGCAAGACTTATGGGCTGTAGACAATGGGTGGATTTTTGAGTGGGGTATAAATTTTAATCCAACCATTTATCCCAAACTTGAAAAATTCACCGTGCCCATTGTAGATTTAAGCTGGGAACAGAACCCCTCTTATCTATTCAATTCAGCCGATTCATTGGCTGATATCCTTCCCTTTGCAGGTAGCGAAAGTTACACCCTAAATGTGACCGATGCTTTTGGATGTGTTACAGATACCACTATCAACGTGGTGGTTTTACCGCAAAACCATCCCGATTGCCGAGATTGTCAGGAAATTATTCAGGAAGCTGCGGATGTGCTCCTCTGTGATCCACAAGCTGTTTCTTTTGATGTAAATGCCAATTTGCCAACACAAGAAACCCTGGTTTTTTCTTCTTCTCCCAATCATCCGCTTGGGGCTGCTAATAGCCCTCCTAGCAACCCGTATTTGGGTTACCTCTCGGTCAACGGAGTGAGACCGGTCACGCTAACCAGTCCATTCACACAAATCACCTCTATATGTATAGACATTGAGACGGACTGGGATGACGACTTAGAGATATTCTTAATCGCTCCATCCGGGGAGGTGCTAGAGTTAAGCACCAACAATGGTGGTGGTGGGCAAAACTATACCAATACTTGTTTTTCTTCTTCTGCACCGATTTCTATTACAGCTGGAACCCCTCCATTTACAGGCTCTTTCCAGCCCGAAGGAAGCTGGAGTGACCTACAAGGAGCTACTATAAATGGAAACTGGGCGATTCAGGTGAGTGATGCCTTTGGTCCCTTACAAGTGGGGCGACTCAATTCGTGGTCGATTACCTTTGTATCTAATAACGAGGTCTCTTATTCCTGGACCCCTTCTACGGGGCTTAGTTGTACAAATTGTCCGAATCCGACGGCGAACCCTGGTGTCAGCACCAACTATATCCTATCTGCTTCTGATGATTATGGATGTACCGCTGTCGATACCATTTCCGTTGTTTTTCTTGATGATATTACAGCCCCAATTGTCAGTTGCGACGTTACCGATTTAGGACAAATCACCTACACTTGGTCCCAGGTAAATGACTTTGATGATTACGAAGTAAATGTGGTGATAAATGGCGTTGAAGGGGGATGGGGGCCCATTACGGGATTGACCTATCAGGTAGAAGGCCTTGATCTCAATGATGAGGTGCAATTAAAGGTTAGGGTGGCGCCAGGAGGTGCCTCTATCAATTGTGAAGCGCCGGAAGGATCTTCCAACTGTGTGTATGATGCTTGTTTTTTGACCATTCTTGCTGAAAATGTGAAGGATGTAAGCTGTGATGGTTATGCTGATGGGCAGGTTCAAATTGGAATTGATAAAGGGATAGCACCATACAATTATTTTATCGACAATGCGAATGGACAGGCTTCCAACTTTTTTGGCCAACTAAGTGTTGGGGCACATACGGTGATCGTAGAAGATGCACAGCTTTGTAGAGATACCATTACTTTTACTATTAATAATGCTCCAGCCTTCTCGGTTTCTCTTAGCATTGATGAAACGATTAATTGTTTTGAAGAGGAAAATGGTGCGATTTCTGCTACTGTGACAGGCGGTCGAGGTAACATTGCTTATTTCTGGAATGCATCAGCCACTGCTGATAATGCTAGCTTAAGCAATCTTCCCGCTGATGAATACAGCGTTCAAGCTATTGATACCGCTGGTTGTATTGCCACCGATACGATTCAATTAGTCCAACCAGAAGCCATCCAAATTGACCTGGACGTTTCGCAAATTAGTTGCTCTGGCGACAACGATGGTGCCATAACTGCGGTAGTTTCTGGAGGAACTGGCAATTACAATTACCAATGGAATAACAATAGTAACAATAACACCATTAGCAACCTGGCGGCTGGTAATTTTTGTGTCACAGTGACGGATGCCAGTGGGTGCGAACAAAGCGCATGTATAGACCTGACAGCTCCAGTGGCGATATTTGTAGACACCTCCTTTTCAACCCCAGTCAGCTGTTTTGGGGGATCTAATGGAACAGCTACCCTCATAGCTAGTGGCGGAACAGGTACCTTAAGTTATGCCTGGAATGATTCGCTTTCTCAAATATCGAGTCAAGCTGTTTTCTTAAGAGCAGGCATTTACCAGACGATTATTTCGGATGAGGCAGGTTGCTCTATTACCGCTAATGTTGAAGTGCAACAGCCTTCGGCATTGACGGTAACCACAAAAGTCACGGATGCTTTATGCTTTGACGGCAAAGATGGGACGGCCCTGGCTGAGCCTTTAGGTGGAACGGGGCCCTATATGTATTCCTGGGAAACAGGGGCAACTGGCGCAATGAATACAGGATTGCAAGCGGGTGCCTATGTGGTCACTGTTATGGATAACAATGGATGCGAAACCGAGGCCTTGGCTACTATTGGTCAACCTAGCGTACCGATTAGCACAAATGTCGTACAAACTTTCGAAGGTTGCTTTGGGGCGGCAGCAAATGCTGCAATGGTCACCGCATCGGGCGGTAGTAACCCCGTTTTTAGTTTTGCCTGGAGCGACCCCATGCAACAAACCACCGCTACAGCTACCAATCTCGACTCTACTGTCCATTTTGTTACCGTTACAGACGGAAACGGTTGTATAGCAAAAGATACCCTAAAATTGAAAGATTTGCCTCCTATTGAATTACTCATTATCGCTAATTCCCCCAGCTGTTCCGGCTTTTCGGATGGCGAAATGGGCATTAACCAGATAATGGGAGGAGCCGGACAAGGAATTATCAGCAATTATAGCATTAAATGGAGTAACAATTCTAATAACCTGGCCATTCAGGGCCTTACTGGCAACCGAGATTACCAGGTCACGGTAACAGACAATCAAGGCTGTACAGGCGTAAGTTCCAGGTTTTTAGAAGATCCTATTAGTATTACCTTTGATGCGCAAATCCAAAACACTTCCTGCTTCAACGCAACGGATGGAAGCGCAAGCGTGGTCAATATTCAAGGAGACGGGGCGGCCTTCAACATCCGCTGGGATAACAATACGGGTAACCAAATCGGCTCAACTGCTACTGCTCTGCGAGCAGGCAGCTATGGTGTTACGGTCACCAATGAAGAAGGTTGTTTCGGCACGGATATCTTTAGCGTAGGCCAACCACCGCGGATAGAAGTGGCCTATCAAACCAAAGATAATGAGTGCTATGGCGACCAAATTGGTAAAATCCAGGCCACTGTTTCGGGTGGTACGCCAGGATATACCTATTTGTGGTCGAATAATGCAACCGCGCCTTCCTTGCAAAATTTATTAGCAGGTAGTTATACCCTTACTGTTACCGATCAAAATGGTTGTGAATCCATTAGCACTGCTGCCGTGGTTCAACCCAATCCGATAGAATTAGATCTAAAAGGAATAAATGTCACTTGTTATGGGGGTAGAGATGGAAGCATCGATATCAGTGTTTCGGGTGGCACAGCGCCATTCCAATATAGCTTAGATAACAAAAACTTTACTGGTTCCAGCCGATTGATTGGCCTTGAACAAGGAGCCTACAATATCTTTATCAAAGACGCCTTTGGTTGTTTTACAAGTAGCCAGGCGGAAGTAGGTAGCCCGCTTGAATTCAAGATTGATCCAGGAAGTGACCTTACGATTGTCCTCGGAGATACCATTAGCCTCAATGCCTTTCCGGTAAATCCGGCGGGCAGCCTCAAGGAAGTGGAATACATTTGGGATGCACCCTATGAAGGAACGCTTAGTTGCAATGAATGTATAAGCCCCATGGCTTTCCCTATTAATACCATAACCTATGATGTTTTAGGTATTGATGAAAATGGCTGTGAGGCTACGTCCAGAATTACGGTTTTTGTAGAAAAACCCCGCTTGGCCCTTGTCCCTACTGGTTTCACGCCGAACAATGACAACAACAATGATTTGCTGCAAGTACACGGAATGGATAAAACATTCGTAAAGGTTTTCCAGGTATTTGATCGATGGGGGGAATTGCTCTATGAGCAAAGGGATTTCGAGGTCAACCAAAGCCTTGGCTGGGACGGTACCTTCCGAAATGAGCCAATGGCCAGTGGGGTTTACATCTGGTACATGGAGGTGGTCTACCCGTATGATGATGCCGAAGAAACGCTTTGGGGCCAAACGACACTCATTCGATAAATCGAGATCATTTCAACCGTTCTGGCCTAATGAATTATCAGCATTAGGCCAGAACCCACTAAATCAAGCATTCATCCCTCAAAATTTCAAATTCATGCAAAGAATAATTACCCTGTTGACCATAAGCTTTGTTTTTATATTGTCATCCCTCCGCGGTCAGGATGCCCGATTTTCTCAATTTTATGCCAATCCGCTTCAATTGAATCCTGCACTTATTGGTGTTTTTGAAGGAAAAATGCGTTTCTCTGCCAATTATAAACAACAATATTCTTCTATTTTAAAAACACAGGCTTATACCAGTTTTTCCGCAGGATTGGAATTTAGAAATAATGTAAACCGCGGTGACTTCGCGGCCTTTTCTTTAGCAGCTTTTCGAGACCAGGCAGGTATTTCTAAGTTTACCAGAACAAGGGTGCTTCTGGGTGGCGCATTCATGAAACAGCTAGGAGGAAGCCGTAAATACAAAAACAATAGCCAGTATTTAGTCGCTGGTGCTCAAATTGGCCTGGGGCAACATAGTTTTGACTGGTCGGGTTTATGGTTTAGCCAGCAGTTTGATAATAGTAACCCCTCTTTGCCATTTATCAATTTTGATTCAGATCCTGGAGAAATATTCGGAGAGCAGAATTCCGATATGTATGCCGATTTTAATGCCGGATTACTTTGGTATGCCCTCTTTGATGATAACCTGAGTATTTATATGGGTGGGGCGATCCACCATTTGACAGCGCCCAATGTCGCTTTCCTGGATAGAGGGCTAGAAAAATTAGACTCCCGCTATACGGTTCATATGGGTGGGGAGGTTCCTTTTACGGAACAACTCAGCCTGCTCCCTGCCATTGTAGGAATGGTTCAGGGGCCTTCTATGAGCTCGACCGTTGGGGGCAATTTCCGATATACTAATGGAGAGCGAAATGAGTTGGCGATCAGGGCTGGCCTTTGGGGGCATTTTTCAAACAAACTGGAAAGCCAAATTGGAATGGAATCTGTTATTATTACAGCTATTCTCGAATTGGAAACCCTCAATATCGGCCTTAGTTATGATATTACTACTTCTGAATTGACAGAGGCCAATAATGCAAGGGGAGGTCTGGAGGTTTCGCTGATCTATGTGACAACTGCCAAGCGAAAGCAGCAGCTCGCTTGCCCTAATTTTTAATAGACTTGTTCAACCAGAGTCTCAAATGGCTATGCTGTCTTAAATATCTTGGAAAAACTGGTGCTTTCCCATCGGCCTTTTGCGTAAAAGTCAATTATCTTCCGGCTTTACCTTTTAAACAATTTCCTTTTTCAGGACATTATGTATGGTAATATTAATCTTCTTTTTAAAGTAACGACAAACAAATCCAAACGAATGCAAGAAGATGCTATTTTCCATGACACCGAAGCAGAAGAGATAGATGTAACCGACCGCAAGCTACA containing:
- a CDS encoding PorP/SprF family type IX secretion system membrane protein, which produces MQRIITLLTISFVFILSSLRGQDARFSQFYANPLQLNPALIGVFEGKMRFSANYKQQYSSILKTQAYTSFSAGLEFRNNVNRGDFAAFSLAAFRDQAGISKFTRTRVLLGGAFMKQLGGSRKYKNNSQYLVAGAQIGLGQHSFDWSGLWFSQQFDNSNPSLPFINFDSDPGEIFGEQNSDMYADFNAGLLWYALFDDNLSIYMGGAIHHLTAPNVAFLDRGLEKLDSRYTVHMGGEVPFTEQLSLLPAIVGMVQGPSMSSTVGGNFRYTNGERNELAIRAGLWGHFSNKLESQIGMESVIITAILELETLNIGLSYDITTSELTEANNARGGLEVSLIYVTTAKRKQQLACPNF
- a CDS encoding proprotein convertase P-domain-containing protein; this translates as MAICKRICSVLMIVIPLFSSPLFGQGNVFNITQGNIQTCSGDFVDSGGRFGNYGPNERDTVVICPSEPGNYIRLTFTSGIAIDPNDRLIIYDTTYINPNLELVTSEEMENLSNPFIAQATAVNPSGCLTLLFISDGTDEGEGWNAEIQCTQRCQKIEAVIVNSDPIINPPDTGYMDICPGEMVQLSGQGLYSQNNLFYQQSDLTSSFLWNFGDGTEAVGPNVTHVYDDPGGYIVQLTITDNQGCRNYNFLSQRVRVAPYPSFETFTDFADQSCSNDTISLKATLNASEGGNVIAYPGETGFLAGGVLSDSLALPDGTGVVYETSILLTDFSPGQRLENVNDLLNVFVNMEHSWLFDIDVFLRCPDGTQIILQKQEFQVNEVHLGEPVDGDENIPNSVGVGYDYFWTPNATQTWTQYINQFDPETLPTGNYKPFQPFSNLQGCPLNGEWTIIVQDLWAVDNGWIFEWGINFNPTIYPKLEKFTVPIVDLSWEQNPSYLFNSADSLADILPFAGSESYTLNVTDAFGCVTDTTINVVVLPQNHPDCRDCQEIIQEAADVLLCDPQAVSFDVNANLPTQETLVFSSSPNHPLGAANSPPSNPYLGYLSVNGVRPVTLTSPFTQITSICIDIETDWDDDLEIFLIAPSGEVLELSTNNGGGGQNYTNTCFSSSAPISITAGTPPFTGSFQPEGSWSDLQGATINGNWAIQVSDAFGPLQVGRLNSWSITFVSNNEVSYSWTPSTGLSCTNCPNPTANPGVSTNYILSASDDYGCTAVDTISVVFLDDITAPIVSCDVTDLGQITYTWSQVNDFDDYEVNVVINGVEGGWGPITGLTYQVEGLDLNDEVQLKVRVAPGGASINCEAPEGSSNCVYDACFLTILAENVKDVSCDGYADGQVQIGIDKGIAPYNYFIDNANGQASNFFGQLSVGAHTVIVEDAQLCRDTITFTINNAPAFSVSLSIDETINCFEEENGAISATVTGGRGNIAYFWNASATADNASLSNLPADEYSVQAIDTAGCIATDTIQLVQPEAIQIDLDVSQISCSGDNDGAITAVVSGGTGNYNYQWNNNSNNNTISNLAAGNFCVTVTDASGCEQSACIDLTAPVAIFVDTSFSTPVSCFGGSNGTATLIASGGTGTLSYAWNDSLSQISSQAVFLRAGIYQTIISDEAGCSITANVEVQQPSALTVTTKVTDALCFDGKDGTALAEPLGGTGPYMYSWETGATGAMNTGLQAGAYVVTVMDNNGCETEALATIGQPSVPISTNVVQTFEGCFGAAANAAMVTASGGSNPVFSFAWSDPMQQTTATATNLDSTVHFVTVTDGNGCIAKDTLKLKDLPPIELLIIANSPSCSGFSDGEMGINQIMGGAGQGIISNYSIKWSNNSNNLAIQGLTGNRDYQVTVTDNQGCTGVSSRFLEDPISITFDAQIQNTSCFNATDGSASVVNIQGDGAAFNIRWDNNTGNQIGSTATALRAGSYGVTVTNEEGCFGTDIFSVGQPPRIEVAYQTKDNECYGDQIGKIQATVSGGTPGYTYLWSNNATAPSLQNLLAGSYTLTVTDQNGCESISTAAVVQPNPIELDLKGINVTCYGGRDGSIDISVSGGTAPFQYSLDNKNFTGSSRLIGLEQGAYNIFIKDAFGCFTSSQAEVGSPLEFKIDPGSDLTIVLGDTISLNAFPVNPAGSLKEVEYIWDAPYEGTLSCNECISPMAFPINTITYDVLGIDENGCEATSRITVFVEKPRLALVPTGFTPNNDNNNDLLQVHGMDKTFVKVFQVFDRWGELLYEQRDFEVNQSLGWDGTFRNEPMASGVYIWYMEVVYPYDDAEETLWGQTTLIR
- the folD gene encoding bifunctional methylenetetrahydrofolate dehydrogenase/methenyltetrahydrofolate cyclohydrolase FolD → MSNILDGNALAKKIKDELASTVASMMINGGKIPHLVAVLIGDDPASQVYVRNKVKSCEQVGFKSTLIRRPAAIEENELLEIVAQLNKDPDVDGFIVQLPLPKHIDEQKVTLAIDPKKDVDGFHPSNFGRMAQGLPAYLPATPNGILEMLSRYDIPTEGKEIVVLGRSNIVGMPISILLAQKNYPGNATVTICHSRTKETIEHTRRADIIIAAIGQPEFLTADMVKDGVVIIDVGMNRVEDDQAKRGYRLCGDVDFASVAPKASLITPVPGGVGPMTVVSLLMNTLKASKGEV
- the prmA gene encoding 50S ribosomal protein L11 methyltransferase; the encoded protein is MDCYQYRFTIEPALREVLLAFLADLPFDAFEEEEEELIAFCSTTVDVDQLEENLSNLAATFPFKYEKKLIPYQNWNAIWEENFNPIIVDTFCAIRADFHPSFPQVEHEILIHPKMAFGTGHHATTLMMIQMMRELQMEKAKVLDFGCGTGILAILASKMGALLIDAVDIEQPAFENTIENCQINDVDNVQVYFGGLDTIHDNGYDIILANINRNVILSSLDTLYKKLKRSGVLLISGILIDDEVLVLEKVKSTGFTVDVKKQLDQWSCISLLS